From the genome of Malus domestica chromosome 04, GDT2T_hap1, one region includes:
- the LOC103408402 gene encoding uncharacterized protein, which translates to MTSVCISNCFNDARDPRVPIRATYVNLYKWPESDAEFVRSVSSNGRRTDPTLRHGHPRVVDSISCRQMYLRSYKFSRKESVPEKTQKCFGRVKEKMAGNNNNNDGSKGKKGKGKVGRKKNSKCLVLRKVKEFSSAALFRIFQRLLSCSASVDVVSHDD; encoded by the coding sequence ATGACTTCAGTTTGCATATCAAACTGCTTCAACGACGCACGTGACCCCCGCGTGCCGATTCGGGCCACCTACGTAAACCTCTACAAGTGGCCCGAGTCCGACGCAGAGTTTGTGCGCTCGGTGAGCTCCAACGGGCGGCGAACGGATCCTACACTGCGACACGGGCACCCAAGGGTGGTGGACAGCATATCATGCAGGCAAATGTATCTCAGGAGCTATAAGTTTTCAAGGAAAGAGAGCGTGCCGGAGAAAACCCAGAAGTGCTTTGGAAGAGTGAAGGAGAAGATGGCAGGAAATAACAACAATAATGACGGGAGTAAGGGTAAGAAGGGGAAGGGAAAAGTGGGGAGGAAAAAGAATAGTAAGTGTTTGGTTCTCAGGAAAGTGAAGGAATTTTCATCTGCTGCTCTCTTTAGAATATTTCAGAGGTTGCTGTCTTGCTCTGCTAGTGTAGATGTTGTGAGTCATGATGACTAA